In Thiohalorhabdus sp. Cl-TMA, one genomic interval encodes:
- a CDS encoding DUF2878 domain-containing protein, with product MTRPESWKMLVNAAALNVGWFACVLGDAWGRPLAGPLVVAALLALHFAMVPRRDREAALLLGAALVGFALDSALVLAGAIGFDAGSGPLAPTKLWMVALWMNFATGLNLALYWLAGRPALAAALGAVGGPMAYYGGVQLGALALPGGALWGLGLVALGWTVAMPLLLTLNAALGRLRPGPGAVHLEEPR from the coding sequence ATGACCCGCCCCGAAAGCTGGAAGATGCTCGTGAACGCCGCGGCCTTGAATGTGGGCTGGTTCGCCTGCGTGCTGGGGGATGCCTGGGGGAGGCCGCTGGCCGGCCCCCTGGTGGTTGCCGCGCTCCTCGCCCTGCACTTCGCCATGGTACCCCGGCGGGACCGGGAGGCGGCGCTTCTGCTCGGCGCCGCGCTGGTCGGCTTCGCGCTCGACTCGGCCCTGGTGCTGGCCGGGGCCATCGGCTTCGATGCCGGGAGCGGGCCTCTGGCGCCCACCAAGCTGTGGATGGTGGCCCTGTGGATGAATTTCGCCACGGGGCTGAACCTGGCCCTGTATTGGCTGGCCGGGCGCCCGGCGCTGGCCGCGGCCCTCGGCGCGGTGGGCGGCCCCATGGCCTACTACGGCGGCGTCCAGCTTGGCGCGCTCGCCCTTCCCGGCGGCGCATTATGGGGACTGGGACTCGTCGCCCTGGGGTGGACGGTGGCCATGCCCCTCCTTCTGACCCTTAACGCCGCCCTGGGCAGACTCCGGCCGGGTCCCGGGGCGGTGCACCTGGAGGAGCCGCGATGA